In one Niveibacterium umoris genomic region, the following are encoded:
- a CDS encoding sensor domain-containing diguanylate cyclase has product MSLLVRLILGVVGLIAVAALLASNLLQRGFGASYAQIERDAAQHEMQRLVSALEIEARSLSQLLLGWAHWSELYAYVGTRDAAFRRDNLSPATLAPSDLDWVLVIGANGELLDAVAAVRPAQGLPDLARLKAPGDPLFAALRGPLAADAQHCGVAVLAGVQYLACRMPIRDTTVMQPPRGMVVLGRRFDARMIQRVRKESQLDFALAPASNGPSADEVAGAPIASPVFGHASPLIRTLPDTLELRLNISDLNAKPFGALVLHVPREISALGRSSLHKAQLELLALAMLIGVLLIFAVDRILVYRLRRLTADIDRIRTEKNWSLRVDEQRHDEIGRLAAHTNALLGVIDAQVQDLEKRATTDSLTGLANRRAFSERLEQAIRRQQRSGAALALIMLDIDAFKAFNDRYGHAAGDRALEQVGTILQSAGARVGDLSARLGGEEFAILVENTSPEGALTLAQHVRLAIEALGIAHKTAPHGRLTVSIGLAVLQHGESGETLYQRADAALYRAKEEGRNRVAVAREGMPVLMEAGGRSVSV; this is encoded by the coding sequence ATGTCACTGCTGGTCCGCCTCATCCTGGGCGTCGTTGGCCTCATCGCCGTGGCGGCACTGCTGGCGTCGAACCTGCTGCAGCGCGGCTTTGGTGCGAGCTATGCGCAGATCGAACGCGACGCCGCGCAACACGAGATGCAGCGCCTGGTCAGCGCCCTTGAAATCGAGGCGCGTTCGCTCAGCCAGTTACTGCTGGGCTGGGCGCACTGGAGCGAGCTGTACGCCTACGTCGGCACCCGCGACGCCGCGTTCCGCCGCGACAACCTGAGCCCCGCCACGCTGGCCCCGTCGGATCTGGACTGGGTGCTGGTGATCGGCGCGAACGGTGAGTTGCTGGATGCCGTTGCCGCCGTCCGCCCGGCGCAAGGGCTGCCGGATCTGGCCCGCCTCAAGGCACCGGGCGACCCCCTGTTTGCGGCGCTGCGAGGCCCGCTTGCCGCGGACGCGCAGCACTGCGGTGTCGCCGTGCTCGCAGGCGTGCAGTACCTGGCCTGCCGCATGCCGATCCGCGATACCACGGTGATGCAGCCGCCACGCGGCATGGTGGTGCTGGGCCGGCGCTTCGACGCGCGGATGATCCAGCGCGTGCGCAAGGAAAGTCAGCTGGACTTCGCCCTCGCGCCGGCCTCGAACGGACCGAGCGCGGATGAAGTCGCAGGCGCGCCGATCGCCTCGCCGGTCTTCGGCCACGCCAGCCCCTTGATCCGCACCCTGCCCGATACCCTCGAACTGCGCCTGAACATCTCGGACCTGAACGCGAAACCCTTTGGCGCGCTGGTGCTGCACGTGCCGCGTGAAATCAGTGCGCTCGGCCGCAGCAGCCTGCACAAGGCGCAGCTCGAGCTGCTTGCGCTGGCGATGCTGATCGGCGTGCTGCTGATCTTCGCGGTGGACCGCATCCTGGTCTATCGCCTGCGCCGGCTGACCGCCGACATCGACCGCATCCGCACCGAAAAGAACTGGTCGCTGCGGGTGGACGAGCAGCGGCACGACGAGATCGGACGCCTTGCGGCGCACACCAATGCGCTGCTCGGCGTGATCGACGCGCAGGTGCAGGATCTGGAGAAGCGCGCCACCACCGATTCGCTGACAGGGCTCGCCAACCGCCGCGCCTTCTCGGAACGGCTGGAACAAGCGATCCGCCGTCAGCAGCGCAGCGGTGCGGCGCTGGCGCTGATCATGCTCGACATTGACGCCTTCAAGGCCTTCAACGACCGCTATGGCCATGCAGCTGGCGACCGTGCGCTGGAACAGGTCGGCACCATCCTGCAGAGTGCCGGCGCGCGGGTCGGCGATCTGAGCGCGCGCCTGGGCGGCGAGGAATTCGCGATCCTGGTCGAGAACACCAGTCCGGAGGGCGCGCTGACGCTGGCGCAGCATGTGCGCCTCGCGATCGAAGCGCTGGGCATAGCGCACAAGACCGCACCGCACGGGCGCCTGACCGTGAGCATCGGGCTGGCGGTGCTGCAGCACGGCGAGAGCGGTGAAACCCTGTATCAGCGCGCCGATGCCGCGCTCTATCGCGCCAAGGAAGAGGGCCGCAACCGCGTCGCGGTGGCCCGCGAAGGCATGCCGGTGCTGATGGAAGCCGGCGGCCGCAGCGTCAGCGTCTGA
- a CDS encoding MFS transporter: MNTPPRTATVVFIFITVVLDVLALGVVIPVLPKLIEAFLDGNTARAAEINGGFSTAWALMQFIFSPLLGAVSDRYGRRPVILISCLGLGLDYLLMAMAPTLAWLFIGRVISGITAASFSTAGAYIADVTPPDKRAGAFGMIGAAWGLGFVIGPAVGGLLGGIEPRLPFWVAGALALANFTYGLFVLPESLPRERRSASFSWKRANPLGALTLLRSHRELFGLAGVNALYWFAHYALPSTFVLYTSHRYGWGAQTVGLTLAAVGICNVLVQAVLVRRVVPLIGERRALLLGLAAGAGGFALYGLAPSGIWFWAGLPVFALMGFFGPALQALMSRHVSPQEQGQLQGANSSASALVGLLAPGTFSVVFAWSIDPAVGWHMPGASMLLAAAVTVLALALGARVTRREAASA; the protein is encoded by the coding sequence GTGAACACTCCCCCGCGCACCGCCACCGTCGTGTTCATCTTCATCACCGTGGTGCTCGACGTGCTGGCGCTGGGCGTGGTGATCCCGGTGCTGCCCAAGCTGATCGAGGCCTTCCTCGACGGCAACACTGCCCGCGCGGCCGAGATCAACGGCGGTTTCTCGACCGCCTGGGCGCTGATGCAGTTCATCTTCTCCCCGCTGCTCGGCGCGGTGTCGGACCGCTACGGCCGCCGCCCGGTGATCCTGATTTCGTGCCTGGGTCTGGGCCTCGACTACCTGCTGATGGCGATGGCGCCCACGCTCGCCTGGCTGTTCATCGGGCGGGTCATCTCGGGGATTACCGCGGCGAGTTTCTCCACCGCCGGCGCCTACATCGCCGACGTCACGCCGCCGGACAAGCGCGCCGGCGCCTTCGGCATGATCGGTGCGGCCTGGGGCCTGGGCTTCGTGATCGGGCCGGCGGTCGGCGGCTTGCTCGGCGGCATCGAACCAAGGTTGCCGTTCTGGGTGGCCGGCGCGCTGGCGCTGGCCAACTTCACCTACGGGCTCTTCGTGTTACCGGAATCGCTGCCGCGCGAGCGCCGCTCGGCCAGCTTCTCGTGGAAGCGCGCCAACCCGCTCGGCGCACTGACGCTGCTGCGTTCGCACCGCGAGCTGTTCGGCCTCGCCGGCGTCAATGCGCTGTACTGGTTTGCGCACTACGCGCTGCCCTCGACCTTCGTCCTCTACACCAGCCACCGTTACGGCTGGGGCGCCCAGACGGTGGGCCTGACGCTGGCGGCGGTCGGCATCTGCAACGTGCTGGTGCAGGCGGTGCTGGTGCGGCGGGTGGTGCCGCTGATCGGCGAACGTCGCGCGCTCTTGCTGGGTCTGGCCGCCGGCGCCGGCGGCTTTGCGCTGTACGGTCTGGCACCGAGCGGCATCTGGTTCTGGGCCGGCCTGCCGGTGTTCGCGCTGATGGGCTTCTTCGGCCCCGCACTGCAAGCCCTGATGTCGCGCCATGTCAGCCCGCAGGAACAGGGCCAGCTGCAGGGCGCCAACAGCAGCGCATCGGCGCTGGTGGGTCTGCTCGCGCCGGGCACCTTCAGCGTCGTGTTCGCGTGGTCGATCGACCCGGCGGTGGGCTGGCACATGCCGGGCGCGTCGATGCTGCTCGCCGCCGCGGTCACGGTGCTGGCGCTGGCCCTGGGCGCGCGCGTCACGCGCAGGGAAGCGGCCTCGGCCTGA